One genomic window of Roseobacter ponti includes the following:
- the soxZ gene encoding thiosulfate oxidation carrier complex protein SoxZ — MASGVKPRVKVPKTASAGETIEIKTLISHTMESGQRKDSDGNVIPRSIINRFTAEFNGQNVIDVTLEPAISTNPYFQFEAIVPETGEFKFIWYDDDGSVYEETKAISVS, encoded by the coding sequence ATGGCATCTGGTGTTAAACCCCGCGTCAAAGTCCCGAAAACGGCTTCTGCCGGCGAGACCATCGAGATCAAAACGCTGATCAGTCACACGATGGAAAGTGGTCAGCGCAAGGACAGTGACGGCAACGTCATCCCGCGGTCGATCATCAACCGGTTTACTGCAGAATTTAACGGTCAGAACGTCATTGATGTGACGCTCGAGCCTGCGATTTCGACGAACCCCTACTTCCAGTTTGAGGCGATCGTTCCTGAAACAGGCGAGTTCAAATTCATCTGGTACGATGATGACGGGTCCGTCTACGAGGAAACAAAAGCAATCAGCGTGTCGTAA
- the soxY gene encoding thiosulfate oxidation carrier protein SoxY, whose product MKLSRRNLLITSSAGMAAMAMGSLPAFASLTDDEIAKVTGGAELGEGAITLDAPEIAENGNTVPIGVSAPGAVSIVLFADGNPVPNVATFKFGPLSASRTASTRIRLARTQNVIAIAEMEDGSFQKASANIKVTIGGCGG is encoded by the coding sequence ATGAAACTGTCACGACGTAATCTGCTGATTACAAGCTCTGCCGGTATGGCCGCTATGGCAATGGGATCACTGCCCGCCTTCGCGTCGCTTACCGATGACGAAATCGCAAAAGTCACAGGCGGTGCCGAACTTGGCGAAGGTGCCATCACACTGGATGCTCCTGAAATTGCCGAAAACGGGAACACCGTGCCGATCGGCGTGAGTGCTCCGGGTGCCGTATCCATCGTGCTCTTTGCAGACGGAAACCCGGTGCCGAATGTCGCGACATTCAAATTCGGGCCGCTCAGTGCGTCCAGAACGGCATCGACACGGATCAGACTGGCAAGAACGCAGAATGTGATTGCAATCGCTGAAATGGAAGACGGTTCGTTCCAGAAGGCATCGGCCAATATCAAAGTAACAATCGGCGGCTGCGGCGGCTGA